The Actinobacillus equuli genome includes a window with the following:
- a CDS encoding GntR family transcriptional regulator, with translation MFNYDQKYVDLNKIPRYLQIKYELQRFLAENNWSFEKAIPSEQELAATYEVSIGTVRKAVEGLVEEGVLIKHQGKGTFLKHPAFVESSIVRFYLRNAKEGKPETPIGEVKCIKSVKANPKINQLLGEPVERELIYLERIRSVDNKVIVSDKIWLSPEKFGELLSVKPEQFENLLYPFYFKKCGQLVVSAKEQMTILLSHSDTYLTDGQEKTVIKVCRAAKGLDGSIIEYRESYGLAEDFYYETIIT, from the coding sequence ATGTTTAACTATGATCAAAAATATGTCGATTTAAATAAAATTCCCCGTTATCTACAAATTAAATACGAATTGCAAAGATTTTTAGCCGAAAATAATTGGAGCTTTGAGAAAGCGATTCCTAGTGAACAAGAACTGGCGGCAACTTATGAGGTATCCATTGGAACCGTACGTAAAGCGGTTGAAGGCTTGGTGGAAGAAGGGGTGCTGATTAAGCATCAAGGTAAGGGGACTTTCTTAAAACATCCTGCATTTGTTGAGTCATCGATTGTGCGATTCTATCTACGTAATGCCAAAGAAGGGAAGCCGGAAACGCCAATCGGTGAAGTTAAATGCATTAAAAGTGTAAAAGCAAACCCGAAGATTAATCAGCTATTAGGCGAGCCGGTAGAACGAGAGCTTATCTACCTTGAGCGTATCCGCTCCGTAGATAATAAAGTGATTGTGAGCGATAAGATTTGGCTGTCTCCGGAAAAATTTGGTGAATTACTTTCAGTAAAACCGGAGCAATTTGAGAACTTGCTTTATCCGTTTTATTTTAAGAAATGTGGGCAATTAGTCGTCTCGGCAAAGGAGCAAATGACGATTTTATTAAGCCATAGCGATACCTATTTAACGGACGGGCAAGAGAAAACCGTGATTAAAGTGTGTCGTGCAGCGAAAGGATTGGACGGGAGCATTATTGAGTATCGAGAATCTTATGGTCTAGCGGAAGATTTCTACTACGAGACGATTATTACCTAA